CGTCGCGAGGAGGGACTGGTGGCCGTCGCGCAGGGCGACGTCCGTGATCATGAGCTTTTTGCCCGGCGCCGATTGCAGGTCAAGAGCCGGAGCCTCCCGGGGCGACGTCCGAACGGTTTTGGATCGCCGGGCGCCTTTGGCGGCTTTTTTCGGCGCCGCCGTCTTTGTTCGGCGTTGGACCATTCTGCACTTCGTGAATGGTGAATTATGAATTCCGAATTGTCGGTTTCGTAGTTTTGAATTCAGCGTTCACGATTCAGATTTCATAATTGGGGGGTTCGTCTCCTGCCGGAAACCCTACAGTCCTTCATACGCCGCGATCGCCGCGGAGATGGCCAGGACCAGGTCCTCGGGTTCGATCCGCTCGTCGTAGTTGAAGAGTTCCGGGTGCGTCTCCAAATAGGAGGTGTCGAACCGGCCGGCCCGAAAGTCCGGTTCTTCCATGATCGCCTTCATGAACGGGATCGTCGTTTTCACCCCGCGCAGCACGTATTCCTCCAGCGAGCGATGCATCCGGCTGACCGCCTCTTCCCAGGTGCGGCCCCGGACCGTCAGCTTGGCCAGCAGGGCGTCATAATAGGGTGGAATCGTGTAGTCCTTGTACACCGCGCCGTCGATCCGGACGCCGATCCCGCCGGGCGAGAGGTACGCCGTGACGGTACCGGTGCAGGGCCGGAAATTGTTGCGGGGGTCCTCCGCGTTGATGCGGCACTGAATGGCATGGCCCTGAAGCGTGACGTCTTCCTGCCGGATATCCAGCGGCTTGCCCGCGGCGATCGAAATCTGGTTCCGTACGATGTCGATCGCGGTGATCTGCTCGGTGACCGTATGCTCGACCTGGATGCGCGGGTTCATCTCGATGAAATAGTACCGGCCTTCCTGATCCAGCAAAAATTCCACCGTGCCGGCGTTGTCATAGTCGACCGCGCGGGCGATGGCGATGGCGGCCTCGCCCATCTCCGCCCGGAGCTTCGGCGTCAGGATCAGCGACGGCGCGATCTCGATCAGTTTCTGGTGGCGGCGCTGGATCGAGCAATCCCGCTCCCCGAGATGGATGACGTTTCCGTGCTGGTCGGCCAGGATCTGAAACTCGATGTGATGCGGCCGGTCGATGTATTTCTCGATGAACAGGCTCCCGTCGCCGAAGGCGGCCTCGGCTTCTCGGGAGGCGGTCTCCATGCTCTCTTTGAGTTCGGCGTCCGAGCGGACGACGCGCAGCCCCCGTCCTCCGCCGCCGGCGCTGGCTTTGATCATGACCGGGTAGCCGACGGTCCGAGCGAAGGCCAGGGCTTCCTCCGCGCCGGCCACACCGCCGTCGGTTCCGGGAACGATCGGAACTCCGACTTCCTTGGCCAATTCCCGGGCCTTGACTTTGTTGCCCATGAGATGGATGGCTTGGGGACTTGGACCGATGAAGGTCATGCCGGAAGCCCGACACAGATGGGCGAACTGAGCGTTTTCCGAAAGGAATCCGTAGCCGGGATGGACGGCGTCTGCGCCGATACGCTTGGCCAGGTCGACGATCTGTTGCATGTCCAGGAAGCCCTTCACCGGTCCCGGCCCGACCAAGTAGGCCTCGTCGGCCTTTTTGACATAGATGCCGGCGGTGTCCGCTTCCGAATAGATGGCGGCCGTCGCGATGTTCAATTCGCGGCAGGCGCGGATGATCCGCATAGCGATTTCGCCCCGGTTGGCGACCAGGATTTTCTTGAACATCGCTCTCGCTCGTCGGCGTGGCGCCGCTTTCGACGGGCGGCCACTGGGGGGTTAAAAGATCGCGTAACCTAGCACAGCTTCAGGAGTCTTGTCGAGACGCAGGAAGGAAGCGGAAAGGAGATCAGACGTGTCTGATGGCCCTGCGGAACAGTGGAACGGTCGAGAATCGACGCGCGCTTCCGACCGTTCCATCCAAAGAAGGTGGGAGATTACTTCGGCTTGATCAGAAATCCCTTGGAGCGGGCGTTTCCACCGCCCGCCACGACATCGATGAAGGTCATACCGGCCTTCGTGTCGGGAACGACCGCTTCGATGGTGGAGTCGTTGACGAACTTATATTCCACCTGCGCGGCTCCGGCAGCGCTGAAGGCCACGCCGTGGAAACATTCCTTCGTGCCGAAATTCTCGCCCTTAATGACGACTTTTTCGCCGGGCTTCGCTTCATCCGGCTCGACCTTCAGGATCTTCGGGCGCTTGGTTCGGTCGCAGACGGGATCCTTCTCCACCTTTTGGGCGTCAAAGCCCTTGATGGATTCCATATCGAACAGGGAGAAGCCGGAACCCTCGACATTGGCCCCTTCACCTCGGGCGACGCCGACAGGCACGGCGACGAATCCCGTGATGAGCAGCAATGTGAGAACCGGAGAGACGTGTTTCCACATACGGACCTCCTTCGCTAGGATTGTTTTTTTGCGAGCGGCGTATACGCTTCGGAAACGATTTTCTGGCCCGCGTCGGACAGGGCGAACTCCCGGAACGCGTCGACCACCGGATTGGGCTCTTTCTTCGAGAGAAGCAACACGGGCCGGCGAAGCGGATAGCGCCCGTCCTTCACCGTCGGCATTTCCGGTTCAACTTTATCGACAGGAAGCAACCGCACCGCGACACCCGTCGTGACGGCCGCCAGAGCCTGCCCGAGAGACACATAGGCCACGGCGGACATGGGCGGGAGGGTGCCGACCACCGTTTTGATCACCTTGTCGTCGCGCCCGATCACTTTGGCCGAATTGTGGATCTTGCCTTCAATGCCCAATTGCGCTTCGAAGGCATCGCGGATGTTCTGGTTGCGAGGCCGGTCGATCACCAGAATCCTGGTCTCCGGTCCTCCCAGATCGGACCACATCCTGACTTTGCCCGAAAAGATATCGGCAACCTGTTGCTTTGTCACTTCCTTCGTGAAATTGGAGAGATTGACGATGATGGCGATGCCGTCCCAGGCGATCTGGGTGGCCGACAGTTCCGGGTCCTCGGTTCCGGTGACGGCGAGATGCACGCGGCCTGATTTCACCAATTCGACGGGCTTGGAATTTTCATCCCAGAGAATATCGACGTAGGCCCGCGGATTGGCTTTTTCGAAGGCTCTGGCAAGGGCTTCGATGGTTTGCAGTTCCGGGCCGTTGCCGGCGATGATGAGCGAGCCCGACACATCGCCGCCGATGCCCAGGAGGGGGATGCCGGCGATGGTAAGACCACACAATAACGCGAGCAGAATTCTCGCTCGCATGATCCCTCCTTTCTCAAAGCGTCTCATGGTCGACCGGATAAGGCATTGGCTGCAAAGGGGTGATCATAAAAAAGAAGGGCGGAGTCGGCCGTCACAACCGCGGTCAGGAATTCTCTGAGCCGCGGTCGGTTGTGGAAGACGGGTCCTGCTGCCCGATATACGTTCCCATGGGCGGGGGGTCGGTTCGCTTGCCGAACATCGGCGGCAGCTTCGAAAACTTGTGCATCCGTTCATTGAGCATGCTGTATGCCTTCATCTCCGAATACGTCGGCTTATGGTCGCCGACGACTTTCGAGGCGAAGGATGAGAGCAGGCGGGTCGCCTTCTGGGCTTTACAGTGGGGACACACGGTGTCTTCCGGTCTCGCGTGCACGGATTGGACGATCTCGAACTGTTCGCCGCAGCCTTCGCAGCGATATTCATACATCGGCATGGGTGTGCTCCCGGTCAGCGTGTGCGATCATTCGGGGCGCCGGAGAAGCTGTTGCCGAGACGTGTCGATTTTGCTCGCGGCTTCCAGGGCTTGACCGGCTGCTCGAGTTTGCACTATTGTAACACAGTTCAATGGGTTGCAAGGAGATATGTCGGCAAGGGGGAGGCGTGCATGCCTGTGTTGATTCGAAAGTACAAGATGTCGAGCGGGCTGATGCAGGAGGAGCGCATAGACGATCCGGATCGCATCGAGCGCTATATGCGTATCTTCGACAAAGAAGACCTGAAGAAACTGGAGTCCGGGGCCAAGGTGTTCATTGAAAAGGATGAGTGGCAACTTCTGCCGTAACACTCAATCCTACTTCTCCTCGACGCGTCACGCCATCATCCATCACTCCTCACTGACCTATGATCTACTGGGTCCATATCGCGCGCGCTATTGATCGAGCCACGCTGCACCGCGATCGCTGTTCGGAGGTGCCATCGAATGTGACCAGCAGCGACTTCTGGGAAGGCGGCTGGTTCGACTATCCTGATAAACAACGGGCGCTGCAGGCGATGGAGCAAGCGGGAACGACCGAACAGCGCAAGTGCCCGCTGTGTAAGCCGTAGAGCGTTGAATGAGGAATGAGGAATGAGGAATGAGAAGTGTGGAATGTGAAATGGAGACGTTTGCGGGTTCTACCGCTTCAAGCTTTCTGATGCTAATTCCTCCTTTCTCATTCCCAATTCAACATTGCTCCTAACGTCATGCCCAGACTCGCCCTCCTCTTGAGCACCTTGATCTGGGGGGCGACCTTTCCGGCGACCAAGGCCGTTCTCGATCAAGTTCCTCCGCTCTCCTTTCTGTTCCTCCGCTTCCTGTTAGGGACCCTGTCGGTTGTCGGGTTGTTCGCGCTGTTGGGTAAGCGGCTTCGGTTCGACCGGGACATGCTTCGCATCAGCGTGATCGCGACGGTATGGCTGTTTCTGGGCTATCTCCTTCAAACCGTCGGCTTGCGCGACACGACGGCTTCCAACTCCGCCTTCATCACCGCGCTCTATGTGGTCTTTGTCCCGTTGTTCCTGCGCCGGCGAGGGTGGCGAGTCTGGCTCTCGGCCGTTCTGGCGACGATCGGCCTTTGGGTTCTCGTCCGACCGACGGTGACCGTCAATCAGGGCGACGCTTTGACATTAGGCTGCGCCGCCGCCTTTGCAGCGCACATCGCCTGCTTGGAGCGGTTTACAAGGGTCGGCGATTCGGCTTCGTTCTTCGTGTGGCAATTACTGTTGGTCACGGCGGCGATGTTGCCTGCGATGGTCTGGGAAGGGCCGGCGCCATCCATGTTCACCCCGAGCGCGGTGCTGCTGGTCGGGCTGCTGGTGACGGGCTTGCTGGC
The DNA window shown above is from Nitrospirota bacterium and carries:
- a CDS encoding IPT/TIG domain-containing protein → MWKHVSPVLTLLLITGFVAVPVGVARGEGANVEGSGFSLFDMESIKGFDAQKVEKDPVCDRTKRPKILKVEPDEAKPGEKVVIKGENFGTKECFHGVAFSAAGAAQVEYKFVNDSTIEAVVPDTKAGMTFIDVVAGGGNARSKGFLIKPK
- a CDS encoding zinc ribbon domain-containing protein, which produces MPMYEYRCEGCGEQFEIVQSVHARPEDTVCPHCKAQKATRLLSSFASKVVGDHKPTYSEMKAYSMLNERMHKFSKLPPMFGKRTDPPPMGTYIGQQDPSSTTDRGSENS
- a CDS encoding substrate-binding domain-containing protein, whose protein sequence is MRARILLALLCGLTIAGIPLLGIGGDVSGSLIIAGNGPELQTIEALARAFEKANPRAYVDILWDENSKPVELVKSGRVHLAVTGTEDPELSATQIAWDGIAIIVNLSNFTKEVTKQQVADIFSGKVRMWSDLGGPETRILVIDRPRNQNIRDAFEAQLGIEGKIHNSAKVIGRDDKVIKTVVGTLPPMSAVAYVSLGQALAAVTTGVAVRLLPVDKVEPEMPTVKDGRYPLRRPVLLLSKKEPNPVVDAFREFALSDAGQKIVSEAYTPLAKKQS
- a CDS encoding DMT family transporter — its product is MPRLALLLSTLIWGATFPATKAVLDQVPPLSFLFLRFLLGTLSVVGLFALLGKRLRFDRDMLRISVIATVWLFLGYLLQTVGLRDTTASNSAFITALYVVFVPLFLRRRGWRVWLSAVLATIGLWVLVRPTVTVNQGDALTLGCAAAFAAHIACLERFTRVGDSASFFVWQLLLVTAAMLPAMVWEGPAPSMFTPSAVLLVGLLVTGLLATGAFAVQIWAQRFLPAQQVALLFALEPVYAAWLAWWFLGERLDAAGWLGGGIILGAVVLGSTDPKVATVIEPPGMLAGRGADPVRECETCVTRANARS
- the accC gene encoding acetyl-CoA carboxylase biotin carboxylase subunit, translated to MFKKILVANRGEIAMRIIRACRELNIATAAIYSEADTAGIYVKKADEAYLVGPGPVKGFLDMQQIVDLAKRIGADAVHPGYGFLSENAQFAHLCRASGMTFIGPSPQAIHLMGNKVKARELAKEVGVPIVPGTDGGVAGAEEALAFARTVGYPVMIKASAGGGGRGLRVVRSDAELKESMETASREAEAAFGDGSLFIEKYIDRPHHIEFQILADQHGNVIHLGERDCSIQRRHQKLIEIAPSLILTPKLRAEMGEAAIAIARAVDYDNAGTVEFLLDQEGRYYFIEMNPRIQVEHTVTEQITAIDIVRNQISIAAGKPLDIRQEDVTLQGHAIQCRINAEDPRNNFRPCTGTVTAYLSPGGIGVRIDGAVYKDYTIPPYYDALLAKLTVRGRTWEEAVSRMHRSLEEYVLRGVKTTIPFMKAIMEEPDFRAGRFDTSYLETHPELFNYDERIEPEDLVLAISAAIAAYEGL